TATGAGAATAAAGTctatgttttgatgtttatttTCGAATAATTATGAAGCATGAGAATGTTTTAGGTTTCTAGAAGACATAAATTGCGATTTTGATATGTGATGATGTAAGTtcattgattttgtgcttcaatcccaccgTTTATGtattttgtgttctttggttgcaaacttagaatattgagcatgtaattgaatccaaattaagattgctagcattctaggtcttaattgctaagtgaaaaacctataattccttaggtaaatcaatgaagagtcttgcatgcttgtatGGCGTTccaacttgtgttcttggcttcaatcaatcaaaataTGTTTACTGTGTTAAGAATGTTTTtattagtgattagctaccactagtaattgcatgattaatagggttaattatgatgcgttcatctagttaatttaattaaggaaagtaaaaagaactttgtatgcgttcatctttgttcttgattgatttttcATTCACATGTTTTGATCCGTGATTTATGATTAGAAAACTCATTTTTCGTGTTAATGATTGTTAAGTTCATCATACATATTTCGTATCATCCCTTATCTATTTTGATTCATGGATTGATTGATCATTGTAATTAGTTAGTTAGATAATTAGTTTAGTAAATAAACAATTGTAAAATCCCCTTAATTTCCCTTGTAATTTTCGTATATATTGTATACTTGTAAttaattcttctttctttgacgTTTAAATGACatgagcaccctcaatccccgaccAGAACGATACCCTACTTACTCATACTACAATTCGatgcagggtttaaattggcactCATTTTGAGTGTATCAAACACTCACATAATGGGGTACATCGATGCTGATTGGGCAGGCAATTCTCTTGATCGAAAATCCACTACTGGATTCTACACATTTGTTGGTGGTAACTTAGTtacttggaagagcaagaagCAAACTGTTGTTGCTCGCTCTAGTGCAGAGGCTGAATATAAAGTTATGGCCTTCACTGCTTGTGAGCTTATTTGGTTGAAAGGTCTTCTCGCTGATTTGGGGTATCCGAGTAGTCGACCAATGTCTCTCTTTTGTGACAATCAAGCAGCGATGTACATTGCTTCTAATCCAGTTTTTCATGAAAGAACCAAACACATTGAAGTCGATTGTCACTACATTCGAGCTCAAGTTCAGTCCAAGCTAATTGATACTCACTATACTCGAAGCTATGATTAGTTGGCTGATATTTTCACTAAGTCTCTTCCTACTGATCATTTTCAAAGGATTTTGGGCAAGCTTGGATCAATGAATCCCCTTGATCTagcttgagggggagtattggcAGTATGACTAGTATGGCTTACTGATTTGTGCTAGTATTTCTTACTGGTACAGTATGGCCAGTATGGCTTACTGATTTGTGCTAGTATGGCTTACTGGTTTCTGCATTATCTCCTACTGTTTATACCTTACCTTAGTTGTTAAGAAAGAGTTGTTAATACATAGTTAGACGTGTTTAGCTGTTAGAGTGTTGTTAAAAAGGTTATGGAAGTTTGTTTCCAAATGCCTATATATTGTATCCTTGTTTTCTATCTCTTTTATGAAGTAATATACAAGAAAACTCTTCACAAATTTCTATCTtgttttcttcaaattgtgAGAACAGGTACCTGTCCATCATTAATAGTTTCGAGTTTGTAAACTTTATTTCATCAACTCACAATCAATCGCTCCCGTCCATTCTATACACTAAGGCCCTGTTTGGATGGCAGGAAATCATGGTATGGAATgggaattaattttattttccattCAGAAGTGTCGTTTGGTTGTAATTAGAGattggaaaggaaataaaaaatgagatctGACTGGAAATTGACTCCCCCATAAAGCCTTAATAGAATTACGTAGTCCGAGGTGGAATTCTATTTCCATTTTCCACTGTCAAAGAAATAATTACATTAATTATCCCTTTAAAAAATTCATATTCCCCCACTAATATTCCTTATAAGTTGATGTCATATATGTACTTTATTTAGTAAAATGgtgttattgaaaattatagttttgtttaaggatatctctatttgtgtttggcccaaactctaggttacttgacctagtggtaatagagtttaattagaaaaatctagagattatctttccttgtatgattctaactctatgcattgtaatcctctatataaagaggcccctattatcaatgagaatacacagcaaatttctctcaatttctgattccctaaaacacgttatcagcacgaagccctaaccctgaaccCCTAAATTTGTAACCTTCAAATCCCAGAGACCACCACCACCCACCTTGAAGGTTTCgaccccaggagtccagaaccggcggcactACCCTAAGAACCGGCTGGAAAAATGCCAAACCGGCCCTCAGAAGTACCAGAAACCCCTCTGCCCGTTTCAAGGCCTTTTCCTCCGCCTCTGACATCCGTACTCCATCACCTGCAGGGCCTCAAACCCAGATTGCCAGAACCGGAAAAATAACCACCGGAACCGGCTTGAAAATCGacgaaccggccaccagaaggTCTTCCACGTTGAACCGCTGCCTGAATTTCATCCTTGGAGTTTTCTCTCTGCCTCTGTCAGTCCAAtccagaaaaaagaaacaagcctAGCCCAAGCAACAGAGCAGCCCTAAGCCCAGAAGCAAAGGACCAGCCCACGGCCCAGAAGGAAGAAACCGGCCCGAAGCCCAACCAGTCAACCTACTAACGTCAGCACAGaaacctgccacgtcagcacctcgGTCAACGTCGGTCaacactttccggcgacttttcctaCCATCTACAGTAatttttccggtgactttttccGAGCAAGAATTTCCAaccatttttcaaggtaaatcttttctaaaagttcccgttttttgaattttttttattttcttcttcttttctcggggacttccaaacaTCCCTtgttctacccccctttcttcttcataggggagaccaaaagccgaactgtgggggttcatgctcactccaagcttggagcttatagagtcctccaaacttagagtttgttgagaagaaaacgatcgaccacatacatcgttgtttcaatctaatccaaaacccctcttggaatcggatttttcttggaagcgactatgctcagaaaatccctaatttcttgaaagtgactacgctcagaaatttaatagtttttcgtggtagcctttttcgctccgaaactaaccctaatcttgtgttgtttttcaagatgagttacctgaacaagtttaacgttgttccactagagacaactggcgcaggataccatgggtgggtccgagatgtgcgccaccatcttaaggctgatggacttctggaagccatccaagagcctagtcagacaTGAATGAtgcgctccaaagtgaatacctcaatgaggaagacccaagaaagctatgggttgaacttgagcagcgatttggcaacgttcgtgactccctgcttcctgatttagaagtgtgatGGCATAGTCTCcccttctgtgatttcaagtctgtgcttgattataactcgagagctcttcgtatcaagtttCTGATagagttttgtggccaaaccataactgatacgatgttgatcgagaagactctctctaccttccccatctttgtcctgatgatttcaaagaattatcggattgatgtgaaagcaggatgtatcacgaggtttcatgagcttattagcGCCAtgacgtagctgaaaagcacgacaacatacttgtgaagaactataatgctagacccgtgggaactaagtctattccgaagtctaactatagtcgcaccCCCAaaggaggacgcaaggagcgaaaccctaagagtagggacaattctggacgctctggtccatattctcaccctaaagaggaaggaaatcgccgagAGAGGGGTGCATGGAACCGTGGAGGttaacgtgtgaagagagagagaagcggaGCCTCCagttatggtggtgacgccaccaagagtaatagtcgtccaaatcatgcaccaaaagcatctcgatcaagggagtctgaccataaagatgtttgtcttcaatgtggatcaagtggacattgggcaaggaagcgtactgcatcccagaacgttgccaatgcatacaagatgtatcatgAAGTAAGGGAGGCAAATTCATGGAACATGAAGTtcaagatggagatctcgatctaagggtggaagactgtaaggatcaagacccagaaactggcgattttgatttagcatgaccgactaggacatcctggtcgcgatatgatgctccgtatacttaagacttcacacgggcatcctttcttcagagtgagaagaagcaagaatcaaaaattgattccaagACTTAGCAAGACAGCAAAGATTGCAGCTTCTGGCGCTGCTGCTGTCTTGGGTCGCCGAAAGGCTGCCCCTGTCCCTAGTGATGACGCCagaaatggcgccaaccatgagcatgacaccATGGTTGCTCCTCCCAGTGGCCATGATGCCACACAATCctatttccatggctctaacgccataatgggagatgtagtcacacactttgcttctaatagcgccacagacgctcaggcccaaccaaaatcctcattggttgcttctaaggcccttcgctcattttgcaaagcctgttcctttgggaaattagaccgagaccgtcctatgcaaggGATCCTAAAATATTCATCcagttcttacagagaatccaaggggatatatgtggaccaattcaaccatcatgcggaccttttaaatactttatggtattggttgatgcgtcgacatgctggtcacatgtcgtgctattgtccactcgaaatgctgcttatgctaaactcctcgccctgattatccgtctacgggctcactaccctgaccatcctattcaatcgattcgacttgataatgctggggagtttacatcaaaaacgttcgatgactattgcatgtcactggggattgatgcagagcatccagttccccatgttcatacccaaaatggtcttgcagaagccgttatcaaacgactacaaatgatagcgcggacattggttatgcgcaccaatctccctatttctacttggggatatgcaatattgcatccaGCAACGAtgattcgtctacgacccactgcaacccaatcctactctgcgttacagctagtgactgggtacgagcctgatgtctcgcatttacgcatttttgggtgtgccgtCTAtatgcctattacgccgccacagcgtactaagatgggttctcaacgacgaatgggcatctatgttagctttgaatctccaaccattgtccgctaccttgacccttgacaggcaatctctttaccgctagatttgcagattatcactttaatgagacagtcttcccatcgttagggggagataagaacacagatgttcaacaggaacgacaggaattgtcgtggtctgtccccactatgtctcatctcgatccccgtatcgtacagtctgaacttgaagtgcgaagaataatcgagctccaaaACGTAgcctctgcctgatgcgttttctaatgttgccaaagtgacaagatcacacatacctgctgcaaacgtgccagcaaggatcgatgtcccaaataTTGGACATCACGCCATTGCccagcatggcaatgatgtggcatctatggccgcaggtccagcaaggaagcgcggtagaccacttggttcgaaggatactcaccCTAGAAAGAAAGtgaatgaggcacaaataaatcctttaatcatcgatactcaaaatccgtcccatgaaaATGTTCCAGATTACGGTTATgtcaagagacatcattgggggacacctcaatgtcagaacctatccatgagaacgtagagatctctgtaaattacacaagtatacatgggacgtgggaaagaaactccatcatcattgatgatgtattcgcgtattcagtggcgtgtgagattattgagaccgatgacatcgaaccacgctccgttgatgaatgccaacgtagagctgattggccaaaatggaaagatgcgatccaggcagaacttgattctctagcgaaaagaaagctatttggcaaagttgtaccaatacagcccaacaccaaaccagttggttacaaatgggtattcgttagaaagcgtaatgaaaaaaatgagattgtaagatacaaagctcgccttgtggcgcaaggcttctcacaacgccctggaatcgactacgaggagacctactctcctgtaatggacgtcattacgttccgctaccttgtcagtttggtagtttctgaaaaactgaacatgcagcttatggatgtggttactgcgtatctatatggggatccagatacggaaatatacatgaagattccagatggaattcagttacccaaatcaagtggctctaaaccacggagcgcgtttgcgattagattgaaatgctcactatatggattgaaacaatccggacagatgtggtataaccgtctaagtgactacttgattggaaagggatatgtgaacaatgaactatgcccatgtgtgttcataaaaaggacaagttccggattttcaatagtcggtttatgttgatgacatgaacataattggcacccttaaagagttaagggaaaccgctgaacacttgaaatccgagtttgagatgaaagatcttgggaaaacacggttttgcctcggtttagaacacgagcaccgtagagatggtatcctgattcatcaatcagcttatacccaaaagatgcttaggtgtTTCAACAttgataagattaagccttcaagcaccccaatggtcgtctgtagtcttgatccaaagaaggatccatttcgtccaaaagatgacgacgaagaagtgctagaggcagaagtgccctatctaagtgcaataggcgcattgttgtacttagcacaatgcataagaccggatatctcattcgctgtgaacttgctagctagatatagatctgcgccaacacgacgccattggactggtgttaaagatatctttcgatacctaagtggtacgattgatatgggcttgttctatccctacagagagatgatggattcggacccatcaagtaccAGGGACGCTACACATGGTGGACTGTGTTCCCTCTTCCcaacccaaaacgatataagtgttttggaaggttttgctgatgctgggtatctctctgacccacacaaaggtctctcccaaactggttatgttttcaccatgggaaagaccgcgatatcttggaggtctacaaagcagaccttagtcgctacctcttcgaatcatgcagagattattgctcttcacgaagcagttcgtgaatgtatatggcttcgatccatagttatgcatgttcgaagcaattgtggtttgaagtctaccacagatgagccaacgagcatttatgaggataatgttgcttgcattaaacaaatgaagcaaggctacatcaaaagcgacaacaccaagcatatatcgcccaaattcttctacaatcagcaacaacagaagtacCTCAAGATCAAAataaaccaggttcgatctgaggacaatgtggcagacttgtttactaagtcattgcccaaatccacgttcgagaaacatgtggcaagaattggcttgtggaaattatctaaactctcatgatcgtagtcatcagggggaggcacggacattagggggagatgtctacatgttcgtctcaaatcgtgaagggtgtgttgtgctctttttccccttcgatcgaggttatttttgtcccactgggtttttgttactcggcaaggtttttaacgaggcaatgagagaagcaccacgtttggacaacacaagggggagtgtttaaggatatctctatttgtgtttggcccaaactctaggttacttgacctagtggtaatagagtttaattagaaaaatctagagattatctttccttatatgattctaactctatgcattgtaatcctctatataaagaggcccctataatcaatgagaatacacagcaaatttctctcaatttctgattccctaaaacaagttTTATATTTAATTCTTATGACTTACCAAACACTACGATAGGAATGAAAAGTTAATTCCAAAATTTAATTTTCAGTAATGTTCCAAACACCCACatgaaataccaaaacataTTCCATTCCATATCAAtctggaaaggaaaataaatcctTTTCCTATTTTGACATTCCTGCTAACCAAACGGGGCCTAACAGAAATGTCTTTCATGGATCTAGTGTTGTTTTATCATTATACCAGTCGGACATTTTGAAGAAGCACCGAGGATTCATCTCATCAACTCCCGGAAAAATCACCCCTCTACCACCACCTGTAGCATCTTTCCCTTCCAAAACCAACTGCATTATGGCATAGTTCTAATTAATGTAAAGATATGGTCAATGGAATCATTGATTCTGGTATGTGGCACCCAGAACAGCCTTGCTTTGAAGATCACGGCATGTCCCGGAAAATACCAAGTAAATGGAAATATTCGTGTAAAGACACCGGAGAAGATTTTAATTCTTTTCTCTATAACTTCAAGCTTGTTGGAGCGAAATACTTCAACAAAGGTTTGTTAGCTTCAAGTAAAACCCTGATAATAGATGATAATTCAGCTAGGGATACTCTAGGTCATGGGACCTTTATTGTCGCAGGCAACTATGTACAAGATGTTCCTAATTTCGATTATGGTGAGGGAACATGATCAAGCGGGATTGCTCTAGATGCCATCTATGCTTGCAGTGTACAAGGTAATGTGGTATAATGAATCAATGATAATGCCCATGCCTCTGATATTGTTGCTGCTATAAGTAGGGAGTCTACATACTCGGAACTCAGAAGGGTCTCTTAGATGGTTTGAAATCGCTCCAGAATATAGTGCAAGTGTTCCTTTGGGTTCGCAACTACCTCATGATCGTCTTTCTGGATTGTTTGAACCACACTCTGGTAGATCCTGACAATGGTTTTCTGGATTGTATGAACCTAGGATTGTACATATAATTGTAAGACACAGCTGTGAAAAAAATACCTACTAGAGAAGCCGCATTGGTCGCAGTATCCTATTACTGTGCAAATCATGTTAAAACCAAATACATATCGAATCATAATAGAGATGATATGAACCTCTACTAGATCAAAACATGTATATAAGCTACTACAGATTACCAGAATGTGTAATTGAACTCGGGATTGGAAACATCCTATCAATCCTGTATCTgcagaaaacaagaacataagAACACTAATTCAGAAACTTACATGATGCACTTGCATTGTCCATGACAGTCTTCTCCTAAATCCACCTTGATTTTCTCTTAGTAATGGGACTAATTTTTGAGAAAGAACTCGTGTTTCAGAAGGGACAAGTCTGACATTCATATAGAGGCTTTGCATGACAGTTTCATCCATAAAGAAACTGTCATTTGCTTAACTGTTTTATCAAACCATCAACTGCTTATTAACTGCACAGATTTTGAATCTAAATACAAACTTATCCACAACCAGAATTGAATAATAGCTTGTACACATGTAATTTTTAACTctgatcaattttcataattatttgtatatatCTACATATCAGTAAAACTTTGTGCAATGTCTAGTTCTATACATAAGCTATATCATTAGCTTACAAATCATACATGTAATTACAATAGTTACGAGCAAATGATCGATAACACTAACTTGTGTGATTTTAGACTTATTGTGAACACAAAATTAGGGGAAGAGAAATTCGGaaataattaaacaaatgaaaataaagGAGGTTGAAGACAATCCTAATTGCAACCAGTGTCTTTCTCATTGAAATCcctcaaaacaaaagcaatccCCTTATCATGTATTCATGATCGATTGACAGATTCAAACAATTAAACCGCAGGATGCATGCTTAATTAAGCCCTCTCACCCCTGATTCTCCTAGCAAGTTGAATATCCTTGGGCATAATTGTGACTCGCTTGGCATGAATGGCGCACAGATTAGTATCCTCAAAGAGCCCAACAAGGTAGGCCTCCGCCGCCTCCTGCAGCGCCAACACCGCGTGGCTCTGGAAACGCAGGTCCGTCTTGAAGTCCTGAGCGATTTCACGAACAAGCCTCTGGAACGGAAGCTTCCTGATCAGCAGCTCCGTGCTCTTCTGATACTTTCGGATTTCACGTAGAGCCACCGTTCCAGGGCGGTACCTGTGCGGCTTCTTCACTCCTCCGGTCGTCGGGGCCGACTTCCGGGCAGCCTTCGTCGCCAGTTGCTTCCTCGGAGCCTTGCCGCCGGTGGACTTCCGTGCAGTCTGCTTCGTACGGGCCATGGATGGATCTTCTTCTAAATCGTAGAGCGTTTAGAACCGCGTTGGTTTGCGGTGAGAATGAAAACCTCTGTCCGCTTTATATAGTGAACCCCGTGCCTGAATGGACGGTCATAATGATGGCCTCTTCTGTTTCGTACGACCCATAATCAACGGTCAGGATATGACATTTCCTCTTTGCCACGGATCATGAAACCTCAATACTCGCTTCCAATTGGCTCCAATTCCCATTACTTTCTCTCACCGAGATTAGCAGTAATTGTGATTAACATACTTCATAGACTTTGTTTGGGCCTCGACTCCTTGAGCTAGGCCGGTTCCATTTGATCCGTTATGATGATTTTGACGGATTTACTGCATGGATTTCCAAACTTCATAATTTTTCCTATTTACTGCATTAATGGGAAAAGGGAGAATTATTGGAGAATCAAGTTCTTAATCAGATAACATTAACCTATCATCCACATGTTCTCGAGTCATGTTTCATCATACTTGTAGAGAAACAAATCTTGTGGCCGGCTCAATGATGCAACATTGCAATTCATCAGTCTACTGGTTACCAAGTTAATAATTACCAAGGCACTCAATTGTTTTTTTAAGTATAATTATGATTTAAGTATAGTACTGAAGAGTGAAGACTCCAACATGAACAGTGATATGATTAAAGTCTATACCTGCCAACAATGGAGTGTAAATAACAGTCTTTTACGGCGACAATGTATATATACGTGCCATAATTTGCACGTCTTAAAAGACAAATTTTCTAATAGTGATGCATAAATAGATTTATTTAAGTAATCAAGCATTCATTGATTGATAAGATTTTATGGTTGCATTGAGTGGGTTTAGCTCTTGAATTTTGACACTAATCAGGTTTATGGTTGATGCATGGATTAAGGTATGTAAAAgaaaatttacaca
Above is a genomic segment from Rosa chinensis cultivar Old Blush chromosome 3, RchiOBHm-V2, whole genome shotgun sequence containing:
- the LOC112194563 gene encoding histone H3-like centromeric protein CSE4, with protein sequence MARTKQTARKSTGGKAPRKQLATKAARKSAPTTGGVKKPHRYRPGTVALREIRKYQKSTELLIRKLPFQRLVREIAQDFKTDLRFQSHAVLALQEAAEAYLVGLFEDTNLCAIHAKRVTIMPKDIQLARRIRGERATLYDLEEDPSMARTKQTARKSTGGKAPRKQLATKAARKSAPTTGGVKKPHRYRPGTVALREIRKYQKSTELLIRKLPFQRLVREIAQDFKTDLRFQSHAVLALQEAAEAYLVGLFEDTNLCAIHAKRVTIMPKDIQLARRIRGERA